The following proteins are co-located in the Haloarcula marismortui ATCC 43049 genome:
- a CDS encoding SHOCT domain-containing protein gives MTDRSPLRRARDNATELASLAVTGFWLVALVTGQEWWLAALLVGYVVVVPLTELLYGDTDEEAADADEVEPALSSDADDETPLERLRRRYADGKLTDEQFERKLERLLETETLEDIEDSAAVREQERERQRETERT, from the coding sequence ATGACCGACCGGTCCCCGCTGCGACGGGCCAGAGACAACGCGACGGAACTCGCCTCTCTGGCAGTCACCGGGTTCTGGCTCGTTGCCCTCGTGACGGGTCAGGAGTGGTGGCTCGCGGCGCTGCTCGTCGGCTACGTGGTGGTCGTCCCGCTGACGGAGTTGCTGTACGGCGATACGGACGAGGAGGCAGCAGATGCTGATGAAGTCGAGCCAGCGCTGTCAAGCGATGCTGACGACGAAACACCGCTGGAACGACTGCGCCGCCGGTACGCCGACGGGAAACTGACCGACGAACAGTTCGAGCGGAAACTGGAACGACTGCTCGAAACGGAGACGCTGGAAGATATTGAAGACAGCGCGGCGGTCCGAGAACAGGAGCGGGAGCGACAGCGCGAGACCGAGCGAACCTGA
- a CDS encoding AAA family ATPase, whose translation MDHDTAGRTSRQILDAVGSAVIADDHFLETVMTGILARGHVLLEDVPGTGKTLTAQSFATALDLSFKRVQFTPDLLPSDITGSNVFNEATGEFDFQPGPVFANVVLADEINRAPPKTQAALLEAMGEKQVTVDGVTHDLPEPFFVIATQNPVEQEGTFGLPEAQRDRFIVKTSMGYPDFGGERELIDRRADRTAQAPSVTSVIDGERLPALQRTVESVTVDGTLRDYVVELGRATREDDRVDVGVSPRGIQRLFEATRAAAVLDGRDYAVPDDVKTVVEEAFAHRLVLTADAGVRGVDPATVVDDVLDRVEVPAVSP comes from the coding sequence ATGGACCACGACACTGCCGGACGAACCAGCCGACAGATTCTCGACGCCGTCGGCAGTGCCGTCATCGCTGACGACCACTTCCTCGAAACCGTCATGACCGGGATTCTCGCCCGGGGGCACGTCCTGCTCGAAGACGTGCCGGGCACGGGGAAGACGCTCACTGCCCAGTCGTTCGCGACGGCGCTTGACCTCTCCTTCAAACGGGTGCAGTTCACGCCGGACCTGCTCCCGTCCGACATCACCGGCTCGAACGTATTCAACGAGGCCACCGGCGAGTTCGACTTCCAGCCCGGCCCCGTCTTCGCCAACGTCGTGCTGGCCGACGAAATCAACCGTGCACCGCCCAAGACGCAAGCCGCGCTGCTCGAAGCGATGGGCGAGAAGCAGGTAACCGTCGACGGCGTGACCCACGACCTGCCCGAGCCGTTCTTTGTTATCGCCACGCAGAACCCCGTCGAACAGGAGGGGACCTTCGGCCTGCCCGAGGCCCAGCGGGACCGCTTCATCGTCAAGACCTCGATGGGGTATCCCGACTTCGGCGGCGAACGCGAACTCATCGACCGGCGGGCCGACCGGACCGCACAGGCACCAAGCGTCACCAGCGTCATCGACGGCGAGCGGCTGCCGGCGCTCCAGCGGACTGTCGAATCGGTCACCGTCGACGGCACGCTCCGGGACTACGTCGTCGAACTCGGCCGCGCCACCCGCGAGGACGACCGCGTGGATGTCGGCGTCTCCCCACGTGGGATTCAGCGGCTGTTCGAGGCGACCCGCGCCGCCGCGGTCCTCGACGGCCGCGACTACGCCGTCCCAGACGACGTGAAAACTGTTGTCGAGGAGGCGTTCGCCCACCGACTCGTCCTGACCGCCGACGCGGGCGTCCGCGGCGTCGACCCGGCAACCGTCGTCGACGACGTGCTGGACCGCGTCGAAGTGCCGGCCGTCAGTCCCTAA
- a CDS encoding O-acetylhomoserine aminocarboxypropyltransferase/cysteine synthase family protein encodes MTDDYGFGTRCVHAGQEEPDPATGARAPPIYQTSSYVFEDADTAADRYALNDDGNVYSRFDNPTVRMLENRIASLENAVDAVATGSGMAALDAGTFVLAANGDNIVTASSIYGGTHSYYSNTASRRGIETRFVDTLDPDAYAEAIDEDTAYVHFETIGNPSLVVPPMEEIAEVAHDHGVPVFVDNTFGTPALCNPLDHGVDLLWESTTKWIHGSGTTVGGVLVDGGSFPWDEYPEKFPELGGENEAFGKNFSEAFGDRAFSVAARQRALRSLGDGQKPFDAWATLQGAETLSLRMERHCENAMAVARHLEDHPEVAWVTYPGLESHETHDLAQQYLSGGFGGIVTFGLEAGYDAGRRFCEETDLAQFLANIGDAKTLVIHPASTTHAQLSEAEQRASGVTPDLLRFSVGIEDPEDIIADIDEAIERVT; translated from the coding sequence ATGACCGACGACTACGGATTCGGGACGCGCTGTGTCCACGCCGGCCAGGAGGAGCCGGACCCGGCCACAGGGGCACGCGCGCCGCCCATCTATCAGACCTCGTCGTACGTCTTTGAGGACGCCGACACCGCGGCCGACCGGTACGCCCTGAATGACGACGGCAACGTCTACTCGCGGTTCGACAATCCCACCGTCCGGATGCTCGAAAACCGCATCGCCTCCCTCGAAAACGCCGTCGACGCCGTCGCAACGGGGTCAGGGATGGCTGCACTCGACGCCGGGACGTTCGTCCTCGCAGCCAACGGCGACAACATCGTGACGGCCTCCTCTATCTATGGTGGCACCCACTCGTATTACTCCAACACCGCCAGCCGCCGGGGCATCGAGACGCGATTCGTCGACACGCTCGACCCGGACGCCTACGCTGAGGCCATCGACGAGGACACGGCCTACGTCCACTTCGAGACTATCGGCAACCCGTCGCTGGTCGTCCCACCGATGGAGGAAATCGCCGAGGTAGCCCACGACCACGGTGTGCCCGTCTTCGTCGACAACACGTTCGGGACGCCGGCTCTGTGCAACCCGCTCGATCACGGCGTGGACCTCCTCTGGGAGTCGACGACGAAGTGGATTCACGGCTCCGGGACGACCGTCGGCGGCGTCCTCGTCGACGGCGGCTCGTTCCCCTGGGACGAGTACCCCGAGAAGTTCCCGGAACTGGGTGGCGAGAACGAGGCCTTCGGGAAGAACTTCTCCGAAGCCTTTGGCGACCGAGCCTTCTCTGTCGCCGCCCGCCAGCGCGCGCTCCGGTCGCTCGGCGACGGCCAGAAGCCGTTCGACGCCTGGGCGACCCTCCAAGGCGCGGAAACCCTCTCTCTGCGGATGGAACGCCACTGCGAGAATGCGATGGCTGTCGCCCGGCACCTCGAAGACCACCCCGAAGTTGCCTGGGTTACCTATCCCGGGCTGGAGAGCCACGAGACCCACGACCTGGCACAGCAGTACCTCTCCGGTGGGTTCGGCGGCATCGTCACGTTCGGGCTGGAAGCCGGCTACGATGCCGGTCGACGGTTCTGCGAGGAGACGGACCTCGCTCAGTTCCTTGCGAACATCGGCGATGCCAAGACGCTGGTCATCCACCCGGCTTCGACTACCCACGCCCAGCTCAGCGAGGCGGAACAGCGTGCCAGCGGCGTCACGCCGGACCTCCTCCGGTTCAGCGTCGGTATTGAGGACCCAGAAGACATCATCGCAGATATCGACGAGGCCATCGAACGAGTCACATGA
- the metX gene encoding homoserine O-acetyltransferase MetX: protein MNVEHNTVSLGEFEFDCGETIPELEITYEAYGEFDGDNAVLVCHALTGSAHVAGRDRVDSADQARAWWDDIVGPGKAIDTTEYYVVCANVPGSCYGSTGPKSENPETGEPYGTDFPPVTVTDWTEAQRALLDELGIPHLHAVVGGSVGGMNVIEWAKRHPDHVDRIVPIAAAARLDTQCLSLDAIARRAITTDPNWKQGHYYGEDDEPPSDGLALARQLGHVMYLSKASMERRFGRRAAGRDAVRTFPTDAAGAFFPYRDVESYLDYNAEKFTERFDANSYLYLTRAMDNYDLAAGFESDADALAAFDGDALVMSFTADWHFTTQQAEALADSLRAADANVAHHVIDSDHGHDAFLVEPDNVGPPLADFLDAGVDGNAVTDSVVEDSQESNFAPVHNSLFSQ from the coding sequence ATGAACGTCGAACACAACACTGTCTCGCTTGGCGAGTTCGAGTTTGACTGCGGGGAAACGATTCCGGAGCTGGAAATCACCTACGAAGCCTACGGGGAGTTTGACGGCGACAACGCGGTGCTGGTCTGTCACGCGCTGACCGGCAGCGCCCACGTCGCCGGCCGCGACCGAGTCGACAGCGCCGATCAGGCCCGCGCCTGGTGGGACGATATCGTTGGGCCGGGCAAAGCCATCGACACCACGGAGTACTACGTCGTCTGTGCAAACGTACCGGGCTCGTGCTACGGGTCGACGGGACCGAAAAGCGAGAACCCGGAGACGGGCGAGCCCTACGGCACGGACTTCCCGCCGGTCACCGTCACGGACTGGACCGAGGCCCAGCGCGCCCTGCTTGACGAACTCGGGATTCCCCACCTCCACGCCGTCGTCGGCGGCAGCGTCGGTGGCATGAACGTCATCGAGTGGGCCAAACGCCACCCGGACCACGTCGACCGCATCGTTCCCATCGCCGCGGCCGCGCGACTGGACACGCAGTGCCTCTCGCTCGACGCCATCGCCCGCCGGGCCATCACGACCGACCCGAACTGGAAGCAGGGCCACTACTACGGCGAGGACGACGAGCCGCCAAGCGACGGCCTCGCGCTGGCCCGCCAACTGGGCCACGTGATGTACCTCTCGAAGGCGTCGATGGAGCGCCGCTTCGGCCGCCGCGCCGCCGGTCGGGACGCCGTCCGCACGTTCCCCACCGACGCCGCGGGCGCGTTCTTCCCGTACCGCGACGTGGAGTCGTATCTCGACTACAACGCCGAGAAGTTCACCGAGCGCTTCGACGCCAACAGCTACCTCTACCTGACGCGGGCGATGGACAACTACGACCTCGCCGCCGGGTTCGAGTCCGATGCGGACGCGCTGGCGGCCTTCGACGGCGACGCGCTGGTGATGTCCTTTACCGCCGACTGGCACTTCACCACCCAGCAGGCGGAGGCGCTAGCCGACTCGCTCCGGGCGGCCGACGCGAACGTCGCCCACCACGTCATCGACTCCGACCACGGCCACGACGCGTTCCTCGTCGAACCAGACAACGTTGGGCCGCCGCTCGCGGACTTCCTTGACGCGGGCGTCGACGGTAACGCCGTCACCGACTCCGTTGTCGAGGATAGTCAGGAGAGCAATTTCGCACCCGTCCACAACAGCCTGTTCTCGCAGTAG
- a CDS encoding DUF7130 family rubredoxin-like protein, whose protein sequence is MADMTTNIESEEYSFGQTVYDEDGDALGTIRGFDEHGFYVTVEDGIESMSSEHLSAGAAGEAELMWRCWECGEMGKIEDIPDECPSCNAPKEDIYYWQED, encoded by the coding sequence ATGGCTGACATGACCACGAACATCGAAAGCGAGGAGTATTCGTTCGGCCAGACGGTGTACGACGAGGACGGGGACGCACTCGGGACCATCCGCGGGTTCGACGAACACGGCTTCTACGTCACGGTCGAGGACGGCATTGAGTCCATGTCGAGCGAGCATCTCAGCGCCGGGGCCGCGGGCGAGGCCGAACTGATGTGGCGCTGCTGGGAATGCGGTGAGATGGGCAAGATCGAGGATATTCCCGACGAATGTCCGTCCTGCAACGCGCCCAAGGAGGACATCTACTACTGGCAGGAGGACTGA
- a CDS encoding ketopantoate reductase family protein, producing the protein MDIVVVGAGSLGSLVGGLLAREHDVTLVGREPHVSQVTERGLSVVGAEEFRVHPNAQTAMPERADLALVTVKAYDTATVAADLADCTLDACLSLQNGMGNESQLAAVLDCSVLAGTCSYGARLREPGTVAFTGRGEVVLGERNGGQSAVADSVGAAFRAAGIETTVAADMPTRLWEKLAVNAGINAVTALARVENGALADSPADAIAADAARETAAVAREQGIDLPDERAVSLVERVVDDTAANHSSMYQDISAGQQTEIDAINGYVAETATERVPVNETLAGLVRTWERHRER; encoded by the coding sequence ATGGATATCGTCGTCGTCGGGGCCGGGAGCCTCGGCAGCCTCGTCGGTGGCCTGCTCGCTCGTGAACACGACGTGACGCTTGTCGGTCGCGAGCCACACGTGAGTCAGGTCACTGAGCGTGGCCTTTCGGTCGTCGGAGCCGAGGAGTTTCGGGTCCACCCGAACGCACAGACGGCGATGCCGGAACGTGCCGACCTCGCGCTGGTGACGGTCAAGGCATACGACACCGCTACCGTTGCAGCGGACCTTGCCGACTGTACGCTTGATGCCTGTCTTTCGCTACAGAACGGGATGGGCAACGAATCGCAGTTAGCCGCTGTACTCGATTGTTCGGTGCTGGCGGGGACATGCTCCTATGGGGCACGCCTTCGAGAACCGGGCACTGTGGCGTTCACCGGCCGCGGCGAGGTCGTACTGGGAGAGCGCAACGGCGGTCAGTCTGCGGTCGCTGACAGCGTCGGGGCTGCCTTCCGCGCGGCCGGTATCGAGACGACCGTCGCAGCGGACATGCCGACCCGCCTCTGGGAGAAACTCGCGGTCAACGCCGGCATCAACGCCGTGACGGCGCTCGCCCGCGTGGAGAACGGCGCGCTAGCCGACTCGCCGGCCGACGCCATCGCCGCGGACGCGGCCCGCGAGACGGCCGCTGTCGCCCGGGAGCAGGGCATCGACCTCCCCGACGAGCGTGCGGTGTCGCTCGTCGAGCGTGTGGTCGACGACACCGCCGCCAACCATTCGTCGATGTATCAGGATATCTCGGCCGGTCAGCAAACCGAAATAGATGCCATCAACGGCTATGTCGCCGAGACTGCGACCGAGCGGGTCCCGGTCAACGAGACGCTTGCCGGGCTCGTCCGTACGTGGGAGCGACACCGCGAGCGGTAG
- the dgoD gene encoding galactonate dehydratase, with translation MTADDAAGNRTVDYELFEVPPRWLFLRLETADGTVGWGEPVVEGRAHTVRAAVEELLDSYLIGENPENIQDHWQAMYRGGFYRGGPVLMSAIAGIDQALWDIKGKQLGAPVHQLLGGQARDRIRVYQWIGGDEPSDVASAAQEQVDAGFTALKMNATPEIERVDNPATVEAAATRLREVREAVGPEVDIGVDFHGRVTKPMGKRLASALEPYEPMFIEEPVLPEHNDALPALAAHTEIPIATGERMYSRWDYKEVFEDGAVDVIQPDLSHAGGITEVYKIASMAEAYDVAMAPHCPLGPVALASCVQVDACSPNALIQEQSIDIHYNETTDVLDYLADPSVFDYEDGFVTVPTDPGLGIEIDEAFLREQSQQEVDWHNPVWRHDDGSVAEW, from the coding sequence ATGACAGCGGACGACGCGGCCGGGAACCGCACCGTCGACTACGAACTGTTCGAGGTCCCGCCGCGCTGGCTCTTCCTTCGGCTAGAGACGGCCGATGGAACCGTCGGCTGGGGCGAACCCGTCGTCGAGGGTCGAGCACACACCGTGCGTGCGGCCGTCGAGGAACTGCTCGACAGCTATCTCATCGGAGAGAACCCGGAGAACATCCAGGACCACTGGCAGGCGATGTACCGCGGCGGCTTCTACCGCGGCGGCCCGGTCCTGATGTCCGCCATCGCCGGCATCGACCAGGCGCTGTGGGATATCAAAGGGAAGCAACTCGGTGCGCCGGTCCACCAGCTTCTGGGCGGCCAGGCCCGGGACCGGATTCGGGTGTACCAGTGGATCGGCGGCGACGAGCCCTCCGACGTAGCCAGCGCCGCTCAGGAGCAGGTCGACGCCGGGTTCACGGCGCTGAAGATGAACGCAACGCCCGAAATCGAGCGCGTCGACAACCCGGCCACGGTCGAGGCCGCCGCGACGCGACTCCGGGAGGTCAGGGAGGCCGTCGGTCCCGAGGTCGACATCGGCGTCGACTTCCACGGTCGCGTCACGAAGCCGATGGGCAAGCGGCTCGCGTCCGCGCTGGAGCCCTATGAGCCGATGTTCATCGAGGAACCGGTGTTGCCCGAACACAACGACGCGCTGCCGGCGCTTGCGGCCCACACCGAGATTCCGATTGCGACCGGCGAACGGATGTACTCGCGGTGGGACTACAAGGAAGTGTTCGAGGACGGGGCCGTCGACGTGATACAGCCGGACCTCTCTCACGCCGGCGGCATCACCGAGGTGTACAAGATCGCGTCGATGGCCGAGGCCTACGACGTGGCGATGGCCCCCCACTGCCCGCTCGGCCCGGTCGCCTTGGCGTCGTGTGTTCAGGTCGACGCCTGCTCGCCCAACGCGCTCATTCAGGAACAGAGCATCGACATCCACTACAACGAGACGACCGACGTGCTGGACTACCTCGCCGACCCGTCCGTGTTCGACTACGAGGACGGGTTCGTCACCGTGCCCACGGACCCCGGCCTCGGAATCGAGATTGACGAGGCGTTCCTCCGGGAGCAGTCCCAGCAAGAGGTCGACTGGCACAACCCCGTCTGGCGACACGACGACGGCAGCGTCGCCGAGTGGTAG
- a CDS encoding DUF502 domain-containing protein: MASSTSWKRDFASGLIILLPLLVTIYVILYLYSILASAAVIPAIDGELLAALGLPSGTSSVELARVFTTLIIFILIVFSIGYLMRTAFGDIVERAIDDAMNHVPGLRVVYNASKMAVETAVGGTEDLQAPVKLEVWDGMRMTAFKTGQTTDDGREVLFLPTAPNITTGYVVEVEPHRYEEIDERVEEALTRILSAGFGDTDRSNATPIPVADEDDLADD, translated from the coding sequence ATGGCCTCCTCAACGTCGTGGAAGCGCGATTTCGCGAGCGGCCTCATCATCCTGTTGCCCCTTCTGGTGACGATTTACGTTATCCTCTATCTCTACTCAATCCTTGCGTCGGCGGCGGTTATCCCGGCGATTGACGGCGAACTGCTAGCGGCGCTCGGACTCCCCTCGGGTACCTCGTCTGTTGAACTTGCCCGGGTGTTTACGACGCTGATTATCTTCATCCTCATCGTGTTCTCCATCGGCTATCTGATGCGGACAGCCTTCGGCGATATCGTCGAACGCGCAATCGACGACGCGATGAACCACGTGCCGGGCCTCCGGGTGGTGTACAACGCCTCGAAGATGGCGGTCGAAACGGCTGTCGGGGGAACCGAAGACCTTCAGGCGCCGGTGAAACTCGAAGTGTGGGACGGGATGCGGATGACGGCGTTCAAAACGGGACAGACCACCGACGACGGCCGTGAGGTACTCTTCCTGCCGACGGCGCCGAACATCACGACCGGCTACGTCGTCGAGGTCGAACCGCACCGCTACGAGGAAATCGATGAACGCGTCGAAGAAGCGCTGACGCGCATCCTTAGCGCCGGATTCGGCGACACGGACCGTAGTAACGCGACGCCGATTCCGGTCGCCGACGAGGACGACCTCGCGGACGACTAA
- a CDS encoding branched-chain amino acid transaminase: protein MSDRPEMFEGTDRIWMDGEFVDFEDAQTHVLTHALHYGTGVFEGVRCYDTEQGPAIFRWEEHLDRLYKSAKPYDLDIEFSKDELTEATTELIETEGFESCYIRPIVYYGFDSLGVSPKDCPTKTTIAAWPWGAYLGEEALEEGVDVMVSSWRKHASSQIPTNIKTTGLYVNSMLAGEEARRNGYTEAIVLNKEGNVAEGPGENIFMVRDGEIYTPGLAESILEGITRNTAITLAEEMGYTVHEEATISRGELYTADELFFTGTAAEVTPIRSVDDNEIGEGTKGPVTDELQSAFFDVIESGDREEWFHYV from the coding sequence ATGAGCGACCGCCCGGAGATGTTCGAGGGGACCGACCGGATCTGGATGGACGGCGAGTTCGTCGACTTCGAAGACGCACAGACGCACGTTCTCACACACGCGCTGCACTACGGGACCGGCGTTTTCGAGGGCGTTCGCTGTTACGACACTGAACAAGGACCGGCCATCTTCCGCTGGGAGGAACATCTGGACCGCCTGTACAAGTCCGCGAAACCCTACGACCTCGACATCGAGTTCAGCAAAGACGAACTCACCGAGGCGACGACGGAACTCATCGAGACGGAAGGGTTCGAGTCGTGTTACATCCGCCCCATCGTCTACTACGGCTTCGACTCGCTCGGCGTGAGCCCGAAAGACTGCCCGACGAAGACCACTATCGCAGCGTGGCCGTGGGGCGCGTATCTGGGCGAGGAAGCGCTGGAAGAGGGCGTCGACGTGATGGTGTCGTCCTGGCGTAAGCACGCCTCCAGCCAGATTCCGACCAACATCAAGACCACGGGGCTGTACGTCAACAGCATGCTCGCCGGCGAGGAGGCCCGCCGGAACGGCTACACCGAGGCCATCGTCCTGAACAAGGAGGGCAACGTCGCCGAGGGGCCGGGCGAGAACATCTTCATGGTCCGGGACGGCGAAATCTACACGCCCGGGCTAGCCGAGAGCATCCTCGAAGGCATCACCCGCAACACCGCGATCACGCTCGCCGAAGAGATGGGCTACACCGTCCACGAGGAAGCGACTATCTCTCGCGGTGAGCTGTACACCGCCGACGAACTGTTCTTTACCGGTACCGCGGCTGAGGTCACGCCCATTCGGAGCGTCGACGACAACGAGATCGGCGAGGGGACGAAGGGGCCAGTCACTGACGAGCTTCAGTCGGCCTTCTTCGACGTGATCGAGAGCGGCGACCGCGAAGAGTGGTTCCACTACGTCTGA
- the ribB gene encoding 3,4-dihydroxy-2-butanone-4-phosphate synthase, producing MSRSEETAVDADSVADAVAAFARGEPVLIHDAADREGETDLVYPAGAVSPDAVARMRNDAGGLVCVALSDRVAEALELPFMQEVLSHPTAADHDLAYDERSSFSLTVNHRDTFTGITDDDRSLTIQELAAVAADPDPDAFSDAFRSPGHVHLLRAAPDGLADREGHTELALALAAAADQPEAAVVCEMLDDETGAALPPAAARAYAEREGLVYVEGASLLERFD from the coding sequence ATGTCTCGGAGTGAGGAAACCGCCGTTGACGCCGACAGCGTGGCCGACGCCGTCGCCGCCTTCGCCCGCGGCGAGCCGGTGCTGATCCACGACGCCGCCGACCGCGAAGGTGAGACCGACCTCGTCTACCCGGCCGGGGCCGTCAGCCCCGATGCCGTCGCCCGGATGCGCAACGACGCCGGGGGCCTCGTTTGCGTCGCGCTCTCGGACCGCGTTGCCGAGGCGCTAGAGCTCCCCTTCATGCAGGAGGTCCTCAGCCACCCGACGGCGGCCGACCACGACCTCGCCTACGACGAGCGCTCCTCGTTCTCGCTGACGGTGAATCACCGCGATACCTTTACCGGCATCACCGACGACGACCGCTCGCTGACGATTCAGGAACTGGCCGCCGTCGCGGCGGACCCAGACCCGGACGCGTTCAGCGATGCCTTCCGGTCACCGGGCCACGTTCACCTTCTCCGGGCGGCCCCGGACGGCCTCGCTGACCGCGAAGGCCATACCGAACTTGCGCTCGCGCTCGCGGCCGCAGCCGACCAGCCCGAAGCCGCTGTCGTCTGTGAGATGCTGGACGATGAGACGGGAGCAGCGCTCCCCCCGGCAGCGGCACGGGCCTACGCCGAGCGCGAGGGCCTCGTGTACGTCGAAGGTGCCAGCCTGCTAGAGCGGTTCGACTGA
- a CDS encoding DUF120 domain-containing protein, with the protein MAESTGQGVGRDELATLKLLALDGALDESTKVSCADLAERLDASNQTASRRLQRLEDAGLLARDIVSDGQEVELTGDGERRLQSEYADYRRIFESDASVDLTGVVTSGMGEGRHYITLPGYMEQFIERLGYEPFAGTLNLELTAESVRKRARMSAIEPVTIEGWEDDERTYGPAYCYPASIEGSDSEYEPAHVIAPERTHHGEEQLEVIAPEKLREVLELADGDEVIVHVSE; encoded by the coding sequence ATGGCTGAATCAACGGGACAGGGCGTCGGTCGGGACGAGCTGGCGACGCTGAAACTGCTCGCCCTCGACGGTGCGCTCGATGAGTCGACGAAAGTGTCCTGTGCCGATCTCGCCGAACGGCTGGACGCCTCGAACCAGACCGCCTCGCGGCGGCTCCAGCGGCTCGAAGACGCCGGACTGCTGGCCCGGGACATCGTCAGCGACGGGCAGGAGGTGGAGCTGACTGGCGACGGTGAGCGCCGCCTCCAGTCCGAATACGCTGACTACCGACGGATCTTCGAATCCGACGCCAGCGTCGACCTGACCGGGGTCGTTACCTCGGGGATGGGCGAGGGTCGCCACTACATCACGCTCCCGGGCTACATGGAACAGTTCATCGAACGGCTTGGGTACGAGCCTTTTGCAGGCACTCTCAATCTCGAACTCACGGCCGAGAGTGTTCGCAAGCGAGCGCGGATGAGCGCCATCGAGCCCGTCACCATCGAGGGCTGGGAGGACGACGAGCGGACGTACGGTCCCGCGTACTGCTACCCCGCCTCGATAGAAGGGAGCGACAGCGAGTACGAGCCGGCCCACGTCATCGCCCCCGAGCGGACCCACCACGGCGAGGAGCAACTCGAAGTAATCGCGCCCGAGAAGCTCCGCGAGGTACTGGAACTGGCCGACGGTGACGAGGTGATCGTGCATGTCTCGGAGTGA
- the twy1 gene encoding 4-demethylwyosine synthase TYW1, which produces MSDADGGPKQVSDPAYHSENHTAAQTCGWTKNALRGEGKCYKYIFYGIESHRCIQMTPVVKCNERCVFCWRDHAGHAYELGDVEWDDPAAVADASVELQRKLLSGFGGNDEVPREVFDQAMEPRHVAISLDGEPTLYPHLPELIEEFHDRDITTFLVSNGTNTEMLERCDPTQLYVSVDAADRQTFDSTVQAMEDDAWDSLIDTLDVLAEKDDTRTVIRTTLVKGHNMHHPEWYAAMCDRADADFVEMKAYMHVGHSRGRLDRDSMPDHSEVREFTREMGEYLPDHDVLKEVEDSRVTMLAEDENTWVPKLEKSSEFWERDALVEY; this is translated from the coding sequence ATGAGTGACGCCGACGGCGGTCCGAAGCAGGTCTCGGACCCGGCCTACCACAGCGAGAACCACACGGCCGCCCAGACCTGCGGCTGGACGAAAAACGCCCTTCGCGGCGAAGGGAAGTGTTACAAGTACATTTTCTACGGTATCGAGTCCCACCGATGCATCCAGATGACGCCGGTCGTGAAATGCAACGAGCGGTGCGTGTTCTGCTGGCGGGACCACGCCGGCCACGCCTACGAACTCGGCGACGTGGAGTGGGACGACCCCGCGGCAGTCGCCGACGCGTCCGTGGAACTCCAGCGGAAACTCCTCTCCGGCTTCGGCGGCAACGACGAAGTCCCGCGTGAAGTGTTCGACCAGGCGATGGAGCCGCGCCACGTCGCCATCTCGCTGGACGGCGAACCGACCCTTTACCCCCACCTGCCGGAACTCATCGAGGAGTTCCATGATCGGGACATCACCACGTTCCTCGTCTCTAACGGGACCAACACAGAGATGCTGGAGCGGTGTGACCCGACCCAGTTGTACGTCTCCGTCGACGCCGCAGACCGACAGACGTTCGACTCGACGGTGCAGGCGATGGAAGACGACGCCTGGGACTCGCTCATCGACACGCTGGACGTGCTGGCCGAGAAAGACGACACCCGCACCGTCATCCGGACGACGCTGGTCAAGGGCCACAACATGCACCATCCCGAGTGGTACGCGGCGATGTGTGACCGGGCTGACGCGGACTTCGTCGAGATGAAGGCGTATATGCACGTCGGCCACTCGCGGGGCCGCCTCGACCGCGACTCGATGCCCGACCACAGCGAGGTCCGGGAGTTCACACGAGAGATGGGCGAGTACCTCCCCGACCACGACGTGCTGAAGGAGGTCGAAGACTCCCGCGTGACGATGCTCGCCGAGGATGAGAACACGTGGGTCCCGAAACTGGAGAAGTCGAGCGAGTTCTGGGAGCGGGACGCGCTCGTGGAGTATTGA
- a CDS encoding FmdB family zinc ribbon protein yields the protein MGVLDTVSELFSSGEQHYRFRCDDCGTEFAQRAATVEDLSCPECGADTVRPAEAT from the coding sequence ATGGGTGTGCTTGACACGGTATCGGAGCTGTTTAGCTCCGGAGAACAACACTACAGGTTCCGCTGTGATGACTGCGGGACCGAGTTCGCACAGCGCGCGGCGACGGTCGAAGACCTGAGCTGTCCGGAGTGTGGCGCTGACACGGTGCGGCCGGCCGAGGCGACGTGA